A stretch of the Alnus glutinosa chromosome 6, dhAlnGlut1.1, whole genome shotgun sequence genome encodes the following:
- the LOC133871346 gene encoding uncharacterized protein LOC133871346 isoform X2: MGCNFLRNVSKWSRLRVHETRLFIAHVGSFTAEAQCLSKHQQWRAYARFPTQPSKTRGANTSSSPSRPCSSSPSSSASSHSSYSKAAFVGWYLGKLESWPLITKCISSSLIYTAADLTSQMITLPPSGSFDKAIYGPSITTVFFSYNAGLQGESGQEIVGRLKRDLLPTLKNGVLYWPICDFVTFKFIPVHLQPLVNSSCSYVWTVYLTYMASLKKASNN, translated from the exons ATGGGCTGCAATTTCTTGAGGAACGTCAGTAAGTGGAGCCGACTCCGAGTGCACGAGACAAGATTGTTTATCGCCCATGTCGGAAGTTTCACGGCCGAAGCTCAATGCCTCTCAAAACACCAACAGTGGCGAGCCTATGCTCGATTTCCTACTCAACCCAGCAAAACCAGAGGTGCCAACACTTCGTCATCGCCTTCACGTCCATGTTCCTCGTCGCCTTCGTCTTCGGCTTCATCCCATTCCTCGTATTCAAAGGCTGCTTTTGTGGGATGGTATTTGGGCAAGCTTGAATCTTGGCCACTTATCACGAAATGCATCTCATCTTCTCTTATTTATACAGCCGCAGACTTGACTTCCCAA ATGATTACGCTACCACCTTCAGGTTCTTTTGACAAA GCTATTTATGGACCTTCAATCACCACTGTTTTCTTCTCCTATAATGCAGGTTTACAAG GTGAAAGTGGTCAAGAGATTGTTGGAAGATTGAAGCGTGATTTGCTGCCAACATTAAAAAACGGTGTTTTATACTGGCCGATCTGCGATTTTGTTACATTCAAATTTATACCTGTTCATCTACAG CCATTGGTGAACAGTTCGTGTTCATATGTATGGACAGTTTATTTGACATACATGGCAAGCTTGAAAAAAGCGAGCAACAATTAG
- the LOC133870057 gene encoding uncharacterized protein LOC133870057, with product MKLSGLWVLFFVVGTAFLFLNFSGSLTGSFIPETVLAHHGDGMAMTIRSRRLKENGNNPGSEKKRHVGNVNLDDYHPIDPVPSSKASIRPGPIQHGTPLMPYIPRPSPPTPTQPING from the exons ATGAAGCTTTCTGGGTTGTGGGTCTTGTTCTTCGTGGTTGGGACAGCTTTCTTGTTCCTTAACTTCTCCGGCAGCTTAACTGGCTCCTTTATTCCCG AAACGGTATTGGCTCACCATGGTGATGGTATGGCAATGACCATAAGAAGCAGGAGGCTGAAG gaaAATGGCAATAATCCGGGTTCTGAGAAGAAGAGACACGTAGGCAATGTGAATCTGGATGATTACCACCCGATCGATCCAGTTCCAAGTTCAAAGGCTTCCATAAGACCCGGACCTATCCAGCATGGGACTCCTCTCATGCCGTATATTCCAAGACCTTCCCC
- the LOC133871346 gene encoding uncharacterized protein LOC133871346 isoform X1, translated as MGCNFLRNVSKWSRLRVHETRLFIAHVGSFTAEAQCLSKHQQWRAYARFPTQPSKTRGANTSSSPSRPCSSSPSSSASSHSSYSKAAFVGWYLGKLESWPLITKCISSSLIYTAADLTSQMITLPPSGSFDKVRTFRMAAYGLLILGPSQHLWFNFLSKILPERDMLTTLKKIFMGQAIYGPSITTVFFSYNAGLQGESGQEIVGRLKRDLLPTLKNGVLYWPICDFVTFKFIPVHLQPLVNSSCSYVWTVYLTYMASLKKASNN; from the exons ATGGGCTGCAATTTCTTGAGGAACGTCAGTAAGTGGAGCCGACTCCGAGTGCACGAGACAAGATTGTTTATCGCCCATGTCGGAAGTTTCACGGCCGAAGCTCAATGCCTCTCAAAACACCAACAGTGGCGAGCCTATGCTCGATTTCCTACTCAACCCAGCAAAACCAGAGGTGCCAACACTTCGTCATCGCCTTCACGTCCATGTTCCTCGTCGCCTTCGTCTTCGGCTTCATCCCATTCCTCGTATTCAAAGGCTGCTTTTGTGGGATGGTATTTGGGCAAGCTTGAATCTTGGCCACTTATCACGAAATGCATCTCATCTTCTCTTATTTATACAGCCGCAGACTTGACTTCCCAA ATGATTACGCTACCACCTTCAGGTTCTTTTGACAAAGTAAGGACATTCCGCATGGCTGCATACGGCTTGCTAATTTTAGGGCCAAGCCAGCAtctgtggtttaattttttgtcaAAGATTTTACCAGAGCGTGATATGCTGACAACcttgaagaaaattttcatGGGACAGGCTATTTATGGACCTTCAATCACCACTGTTTTCTTCTCCTATAATGCAGGTTTACAAG GTGAAAGTGGTCAAGAGATTGTTGGAAGATTGAAGCGTGATTTGCTGCCAACATTAAAAAACGGTGTTTTATACTGGCCGATCTGCGATTTTGTTACATTCAAATTTATACCTGTTCATCTACAG CCATTGGTGAACAGTTCGTGTTCATATGTATGGACAGTTTATTTGACATACATGGCAAGCTTGAAAAAAGCGAGCAACAATTAG
- the LOC133871347 gene encoding small ribosomal subunit protein uS14z/uS14y/uS14x-like: MGHTNVWNSHPKTYGPGSRTCRVCGNPHGLIRKYGLMCCRQCFRSNAKEIGFIKYR; the protein is encoded by the exons ATGGGTCATACCAACGTCTGGAATTCGCATCCCAAAACCTACGGTCCTGGTTCTCGTACCTG CCGTGTATGCGGTAACCCTCATGGATTGATCCGGAAGTACGGGCTGATGTGCTGCAGGCAGTGCTTCCGCAGCAATGCCAAGGAAATTGGCTTTATTAAG TACCGCTGA